Proteins found in one Coffea eugenioides isolate CCC68of chromosome 5, Ceug_1.0, whole genome shotgun sequence genomic segment:
- the LOC113770513 gene encoding GBF-interacting protein 1-like isoform X2, with protein MSSSGGGGGGGWSGDRDVVRVSIPSNVRKMIQSIKEITGNHSEEDIYAMLKDCSMDPNETAQKLLLQDTFHEVRRKRDRKKENLNKEPADSRWKSGVQGRGNRGRGTHSSRNISHDKAAGARKLASAKDNESNLDLDKGVSMSSLNTPWESEGKEPNSAASSLGATANGPTAIVSRNLTVMHDNEKLEEHLGPSATASENRDQFAEQMPDSSNFSTSMSSSQPSGAYFLSSDPVSLSLQDSRQSSAVGTMKHGVGIQSSAVEQISAVSEIASGLDESGNSNVQGKMPSKAHGNGKNQHLDSSHTAASAVSRPSSNYSNRSQVIGPQKVGPNKEWKPKSTISSLTQGSGTVASSEAPALSVEASTKMATALNDLDSKEANVRLQRKFEELHVSDGQHVIIPHHLHVPEAEKLGFCFGSFDTSFGISTSSINPPENDHSASSSETSDGNEAAEEQFSSNQNAFVAVEEGNYPENNHSSTDALENLSSGVGGVSSSNALDYDESKQESTPGGNQYTTSHTTPNYSFGFMPPIVRSQLAPFESSESQTRDVSRLPAFVVQPTIDPTSYYAQFYRSGADSDGRISPFHPAGVASKYSGNFAMLSPQTSQSPQESSIAATQQPVSVFRPPAGLHLPHYPSNYVPYGHYISPFYVPPAIHQFISNGAFPQQPQGSNLYPAPPAAAAKYPLPQYKPGTNPNNSSHVGIPGSYMPYGSSMANYNPNAASATGNSTTNEDLATSHLKENSLYESSQQSEGSGVWIAPPGRDFSSLQASSFYNFPQGQMAFAPAQPGHGTFAGIYHPAQPVNATTVNPLLQQSQTMASPLDVVGPTASAYQQPQHSQMNWPNNF; from the exons AATTTGAATAAGGAGCCTGCTGATTCAAGATGGAAATCAGGGGTACAGGGACGGGGAAATAGGGGCCGAGGGACTCATTCATCTCGTAATATATCTCATG ATAAAGCTGCAGGTGCAAGGAAGTTGGCTTCTGCTAAAGACAATGAGTCCAACCTAGATTTAGATAAGGGTGTTAGCATGTCTTCTTTGAACACTCCCTGGGAAAGTGAAGGGAAAGAGCCAAATTCTGCTGCAAG ttcATTAGGTGCCACAGCAAATGGTCCTACTGCTATAGTTTCTAGGAATCTGACTGTCATGCATGATAATGAAAAGTTGGAGGAACATTTGGGTCCTTCTGCTACTGCCTCTGAGAATAGGGATCAATTTGCAGAGCAGATGCCTGATTCTAGTAACTTTTCAACTTCTATGAGTTCATCACAACCATCAGGAGCTTATTTCTTGTCTTCAGACCCTGTATCATTATCCTTACAAGATTCACGGCAGTCTAGTGCTGTGGGTACAATGAAACATGGAGTTGGAATCCAGTCCAGTGCTGTTGAACAGATCTCTGCTGTCTCTGAAATTGCTTCTG GACTTGATGAGAGTGGGAACTCAAATGTCCAAGGAAAGATGCCAAGCAAGGCACACGGGAATGGAAAGAATCAGCACCTAGATTCCTCACACACTGCAGCTTCTGCTGTCAGTAGGCCATCATCTAACTACAGCAACAGGTCTCAAGTGATTGGCCCTCAGAAAG TGGGTCCTAATAAGGAGTGGAAGCCAAAATCAACAATCTCTAGTCTTACTCAGGGGTCGGGAACAGTTGCTTCATCTGAGGCTCCTGCTCTTTCTGTTGAAGCCAGTACCAAAATGGCAACAGCACTGAATGATCTAGATTCTAAAGAAGCTAATGTGAGACTGCAGAGGAAATTTGAGGAATTACATGTTTCTGATGGGCAACATGTTATCATCCCACATCACCTTCATGTCCCTGAGGCTGAAAAGCTTGGGTTCTGTTTTGGAAGTTTTGATACTAGCTTTGGCATTAGTACAAGCAGTATCAACCCTCCAGAGAATGATCATAGTGCATCTTCTTCTGAAACTTCTGATGGAAATGAAGCTGCTGAAGAACAGTTTTCCAG TAATCAAAATGCATTTGTAGCTGTGGAAGAAGGTAATTATCCTGAAAATAACCATTCATCAACGGATGCACTGGAAAATCTGTCATCTGGCGTAGGTGGGGTATCATCTTCTAATGCCCTTGATTATGATGAGTCCAAGCAAGAAAGTACACCTGGAGGCAATCAGTATACTACCAGTCATACAACTCCAAACTACAGCTTTGGTTTTATGCCACCGATAGTTCGTAGTCAACTTGCACCTTTTGAAAGCTCTGAAAGCCAAACTCGCGATGTCTCTCGGCTTCCTGCTTTTGTT GTTCAACCAACAATTGATCCGACCAGCTACTATGCACAGTTCTATCGTTCAGGAGCAGACAGTGATGGTCGCATTTCCCCCTTCCATCCTGCTGGAGTAGCTAGCAAGTACAGTGGAAATTTTGCAATGTTGTCTCCGCAGACTTCTCAGTCTCCTCAAGAG AGCTCCATTGCTGCAACACAGCAACCCGTTTCTGTCTTTCGGCCACCGGCTGGTCTGCATCTACCTCATTACCCTTCAAACTATGTCCCATACGGTCACTATATCTCTCCATTCTATGTTCCACCTGCTATCCATCAATTTATAAGCAATGGTGCATTCCCACAGCAGCCTCAAGGTAGCAATTTGTATCCAGCTCCACCAGCAGCAGCTGCCAAATATCCTCTCCCACAATACAAGCCAGGAACTAACCCAAACAACTCAAGTCATGTTGGAATTCCTGGGAGTTATATGCCATATGGTTCATCAATGGCCAATTATAATCCCAATGCAGCATCAGCCACTGGAAACTCAACTACGAATGAGGATCTTGCTACATCTCATTTAAAGGAAAACAGTCTTTATGAGAGTAGCCAACAG AGCGAAGGTTCTGGTGTATGGATTGCACCTCCTGGCCGAGATTTTTCTAGCTTGCAGGCCAGCTCATTCTACAATTTTCCCCAGGGTCAGATGGCCTTTGCACCTGCACAGCCTGGCCATGGGACTTTTGCTGGCATATATCACCCAGCACAACCAGTCAATGCAACTACTGTTAACCCACTACTGCAGCAGTCTCAGACAATGGCAAGTCCTCTAGATGTGGTTGGACCCACAGCCAGTGCATACCAGCAGCCACAACATTCACAAATGAACTGGCCTAATAACTTCTAA
- the LOC113770513 gene encoding GBF-interacting protein 1-like isoform X1 has translation MSSSGGGGGGGWSGDRDVVRVSIPSNVRKMIQSIKEITGNHSEEDIYAMLKDCSMDPNETAQKLLLQDTFHEVRRKRDRKKENLNKEPADSRWKSGVQGRGNRGRGTHSSRNISHDKAAGARKLASAKDNESNLDLDKGVSMSSLNTPWESEGKEPNSAASSLGATANGPTAIVSRNLTVMHDNEKLEEHLGPSATASENRDQFAEQMPDSSNFSTSMSSSQPSGAYFLSSDPVSLSLQDSRQSSAVGTMKHGVGIQSSAVEQISAVSEIASGLDESGNSNVQGKMPSKAHGNGKNQHLDSSHTAASAVSRPSSNYSNRSQVIGPQKVGPNKEWKPKSTISSLTQGSGTVASSEAPALSVEASTKMATALNDLDSKEANVRLQRKFEELHVSDGQHVIIPHHLHVPEAEKLGFCFGSFDTSFGISTSSINPPENDHSASSSETSDGNEAAEEQFSSNQNAFVAVEEGNYPENNHSSTDALENLSSGVGGVSSSNALDYDESKQESTPGGNQYTTSHTTPNYSFGFMPPIVRSQLAPFESSESQTRDVSRLPAFVVQPTIDPTSYYAQFYRSGADSDGRISPFHPAGVASKYSGNFAMLSPQTSQSPQEPSNPLVLSTATPTPLITQAAGVMQSSIAATQQPVSVFRPPAGLHLPHYPSNYVPYGHYISPFYVPPAIHQFISNGAFPQQPQGSNLYPAPPAAAAKYPLPQYKPGTNPNNSSHVGIPGSYMPYGSSMANYNPNAASATGNSTTNEDLATSHLKENSLYESSQQSEGSGVWIAPPGRDFSSLQASSFYNFPQGQMAFAPAQPGHGTFAGIYHPAQPVNATTVNPLLQQSQTMASPLDVVGPTASAYQQPQHSQMNWPNNF, from the exons AATTTGAATAAGGAGCCTGCTGATTCAAGATGGAAATCAGGGGTACAGGGACGGGGAAATAGGGGCCGAGGGACTCATTCATCTCGTAATATATCTCATG ATAAAGCTGCAGGTGCAAGGAAGTTGGCTTCTGCTAAAGACAATGAGTCCAACCTAGATTTAGATAAGGGTGTTAGCATGTCTTCTTTGAACACTCCCTGGGAAAGTGAAGGGAAAGAGCCAAATTCTGCTGCAAG ttcATTAGGTGCCACAGCAAATGGTCCTACTGCTATAGTTTCTAGGAATCTGACTGTCATGCATGATAATGAAAAGTTGGAGGAACATTTGGGTCCTTCTGCTACTGCCTCTGAGAATAGGGATCAATTTGCAGAGCAGATGCCTGATTCTAGTAACTTTTCAACTTCTATGAGTTCATCACAACCATCAGGAGCTTATTTCTTGTCTTCAGACCCTGTATCATTATCCTTACAAGATTCACGGCAGTCTAGTGCTGTGGGTACAATGAAACATGGAGTTGGAATCCAGTCCAGTGCTGTTGAACAGATCTCTGCTGTCTCTGAAATTGCTTCTG GACTTGATGAGAGTGGGAACTCAAATGTCCAAGGAAAGATGCCAAGCAAGGCACACGGGAATGGAAAGAATCAGCACCTAGATTCCTCACACACTGCAGCTTCTGCTGTCAGTAGGCCATCATCTAACTACAGCAACAGGTCTCAAGTGATTGGCCCTCAGAAAG TGGGTCCTAATAAGGAGTGGAAGCCAAAATCAACAATCTCTAGTCTTACTCAGGGGTCGGGAACAGTTGCTTCATCTGAGGCTCCTGCTCTTTCTGTTGAAGCCAGTACCAAAATGGCAACAGCACTGAATGATCTAGATTCTAAAGAAGCTAATGTGAGACTGCAGAGGAAATTTGAGGAATTACATGTTTCTGATGGGCAACATGTTATCATCCCACATCACCTTCATGTCCCTGAGGCTGAAAAGCTTGGGTTCTGTTTTGGAAGTTTTGATACTAGCTTTGGCATTAGTACAAGCAGTATCAACCCTCCAGAGAATGATCATAGTGCATCTTCTTCTGAAACTTCTGATGGAAATGAAGCTGCTGAAGAACAGTTTTCCAG TAATCAAAATGCATTTGTAGCTGTGGAAGAAGGTAATTATCCTGAAAATAACCATTCATCAACGGATGCACTGGAAAATCTGTCATCTGGCGTAGGTGGGGTATCATCTTCTAATGCCCTTGATTATGATGAGTCCAAGCAAGAAAGTACACCTGGAGGCAATCAGTATACTACCAGTCATACAACTCCAAACTACAGCTTTGGTTTTATGCCACCGATAGTTCGTAGTCAACTTGCACCTTTTGAAAGCTCTGAAAGCCAAACTCGCGATGTCTCTCGGCTTCCTGCTTTTGTT GTTCAACCAACAATTGATCCGACCAGCTACTATGCACAGTTCTATCGTTCAGGAGCAGACAGTGATGGTCGCATTTCCCCCTTCCATCCTGCTGGAGTAGCTAGCAAGTACAGTGGAAATTTTGCAATGTTGTCTCCGCAGACTTCTCAGTCTCCTCAAGAG CCCAGTAACCCTTTGGTTTTGTCCACGGCAACACCTACACCACTCATAACTCAAGCTGCTGGTGTTATGCAGAGCTCCATTGCTGCAACACAGCAACCCGTTTCTGTCTTTCGGCCACCGGCTGGTCTGCATCTACCTCATTACCCTTCAAACTATGTCCCATACGGTCACTATATCTCTCCATTCTATGTTCCACCTGCTATCCATCAATTTATAAGCAATGGTGCATTCCCACAGCAGCCTCAAGGTAGCAATTTGTATCCAGCTCCACCAGCAGCAGCTGCCAAATATCCTCTCCCACAATACAAGCCAGGAACTAACCCAAACAACTCAAGTCATGTTGGAATTCCTGGGAGTTATATGCCATATGGTTCATCAATGGCCAATTATAATCCCAATGCAGCATCAGCCACTGGAAACTCAACTACGAATGAGGATCTTGCTACATCTCATTTAAAGGAAAACAGTCTTTATGAGAGTAGCCAACAG AGCGAAGGTTCTGGTGTATGGATTGCACCTCCTGGCCGAGATTTTTCTAGCTTGCAGGCCAGCTCATTCTACAATTTTCCCCAGGGTCAGATGGCCTTTGCACCTGCACAGCCTGGCCATGGGACTTTTGCTGGCATATATCACCCAGCACAACCAGTCAATGCAACTACTGTTAACCCACTACTGCAGCAGTCTCAGACAATGGCAAGTCCTCTAGATGTGGTTGGACCCACAGCCAGTGCATACCAGCAGCCACAACATTCACAAATGAACTGGCCTAATAACTTCTAA